Proteins encoded together in one Formosa sp. Hel3_A1_48 window:
- a CDS encoding MlaE family ABC transporter permease has protein sequence MSYLHNIGTYFLMIAEMFRKPTKRSVMKNLILKEVDDLVIGSLGIVAFISFFVGGVITIQTALNITSPLIPKYLVGFATRQSIILEFAPTFISIIMAGKVGSFITSSIGSMRVTEQIDALEVMGVNSINYLVFPKMIALTLYPFVISIAMFLGIIGGMAACVYGGFSTLEDYITGIQLDFIPFHMVYAFIKTLVFAFILATIPSFHGYYMKGGALEVGKASTVAFVWTSVVIILLNYILTQMLLS, from the coding sequence ATGAGCTATCTTCATAATATTGGCACTTATTTTTTAATGATCGCTGAAATGTTTCGTAAACCCACGAAACGATCGGTTATGAAAAATTTAATCTTGAAAGAGGTCGACGATTTGGTGATTGGTTCTCTTGGAATTGTTGCATTCATCTCCTTTTTTGTTGGTGGTGTCATCACAATACAAACTGCGCTAAATATCACCAGCCCTTTGATTCCTAAATACCTAGTTGGTTTTGCTACTCGTCAATCTATAATTTTAGAATTTGCTCCTACCTTCATATCTATAATTATGGCTGGTAAAGTTGGATCGTTTATCACTTCAAGTATTGGTTCTATGCGAGTTACAGAACAAATCGATGCCCTTGAGGTTATGGGGGTCAATTCGATAAATTATCTTGTTTTCCCAAAAATGATTGCGCTTACGCTATATCCTTTTGTTATTTCTATTGCTATGTTCTTAGGGATAATTGGAGGAATGGCCGCCTGTGTTTATGGGGGATTCTCAACTTTAGAAGACTACATTACGGGTATACAATTAGACTTTATACCGTTTCATATGGTTTATGCTTTCATTAAAACTCTGGTGTTTGCTTTTATTTTGGCAACTATTCCATCTTTTCATGGTTATTACATGAAAGGCGGCGCTCTAGAAGTTGGTAAAGCTAGTACTGTTGCCTTTGTCTGGACTAGTGTAGTTATCATTTTATTGAATTATATCCTAACACAAATGTTACTCAGCTGA
- a CDS encoding ABC transporter ATP-binding protein — MIKVTDLHKSFGDVEVLKGISTTFEQGKTNLIIGQSGSGKTVFLKCLLGLFDYTEGSIDYDDQKFTKLSDDQKRNLRSKIGMVFQGSALFDSMTIAENVMFPLRMFANLSESEMQDRANIVLKRVNLDNAQHKMPSEASGGMQKRVAIARAIVNNPKYLFCDEPNSGLDPKTAIVIDNLIQEITKEYNMVTVINSHDMNSVMEIGEKIVFLKNGEKAWEGSNDSIFKTDNEAVSSFVYSSNLFKKVREMYLRD; from the coding sequence ATGATTAAAGTTACTGACCTTCATAAATCGTTTGGGGATGTTGAAGTCCTTAAAGGAATTTCCACCACTTTTGAACAAGGAAAAACCAATCTCATCATTGGGCAGAGTGGATCAGGAAAGACCGTTTTTCTAAAGTGCTTATTGGGTCTTTTTGACTACACCGAAGGCAGTATTGATTATGATGATCAGAAGTTTACTAAACTTTCTGATGATCAAAAAAGAAATTTACGTTCAAAAATAGGTATGGTCTTCCAAGGAAGCGCCTTGTTTGATTCAATGACCATTGCTGAAAATGTGATGTTTCCACTCCGAATGTTCGCCAATTTAAGTGAAAGCGAAATGCAAGACCGTGCAAACATAGTTCTTAAGCGTGTAAACCTAGACAATGCACAACACAAAATGCCAAGTGAAGCTTCTGGCGGAATGCAAAAAAGAGTTGCAATTGCACGTGCAATTGTAAACAACCCGAAGTATTTGTTTTGTGATGAGCCAAATTCAGGACTTGATCCCAAGACTGCAATTGTGATTGACAACTTAATTCAAGAAATCACTAAAGAATATAATATGGTAACTGTGATCAATTCTCATGACATGAATTCTGTTATGGAAATTGGGGAAAAGATTGTCTTTTTGAAAAATGGAGAAAAAGCATGGGAAGGGAGTAATGACAGTATTTTTAAAACTGATAACGAAGCGGTATCAAGCTTTGTGTATTCCTCAAATTTATTCAAAAAAGTACGGGAAATGTACTTGAGAGACTAA
- a CDS encoding alpha/beta fold hydrolase: MKYALKKEGKFSYTEIGEGRPIIILHGLMGGLSNFDGPINYFSKNGYKLVLPKLPVYDLALLNTNVKNFAFFLRDFIDFKGYEDVILLGNSLGGHIGLYYTNLYPTKVAGLVITGSSGLYESAMGSGYTKRSDYNVIKAKAEEVFYDPAVATKEIVDDVFETVNDRNKLVKTLAIAKSAIRHNMAKDLPKMTTPTCIIWGKNDIVTPPNVADEFHKLLPDSNLYWIDKCGHAAMMEHPETFNEILLEWLKMRGL, encoded by the coding sequence ATGAAGTATGCGTTAAAGAAGGAAGGGAAATTCAGCTACACCGAAATTGGAGAGGGGCGTCCCATCATTATTTTACATGGTTTAATGGGTGGGCTCAGTAATTTTGATGGGCCTATTAATTACTTCAGTAAAAACGGTTATAAATTGGTATTGCCAAAACTCCCTGTTTACGATCTAGCTTTACTCAATACGAATGTGAAAAATTTCGCTTTCTTCCTTAGAGATTTTATTGATTTTAAAGGCTATGAAGATGTGATTTTACTAGGCAATTCATTAGGAGGTCATATTGGACTCTATTACACAAATCTCTACCCAACTAAGGTTGCTGGACTTGTGATCACAGGAAGTTCAGGGCTTTATGAAAGCGCCATGGGAAGTGGGTATACAAAAAGAAGCGACTATAACGTTATTAAAGCCAAGGCTGAGGAGGTTTTTTATGACCCTGCTGTGGCCACTAAAGAAATTGTTGACGATGTCTTTGAAACGGTAAATGACAGAAATAAGCTCGTGAAAACACTTGCCATCGCAAAGAGTGCTATTCGACACAATATGGCGAAAGATTTACCTAAAATGACTACTCCTACCTGTATCATTTGGGGTAAAAATGATATTGTTACTCCTCCAAACGTGGCCGATGAATTTCATAAATTACTGCCAGACTCAAACCTATACTGGATTGACAAATGTGGTCATGCAGCCATGATGGAGCACCCCGAAACATTTAATGAAATCCTCTTAGAATGGCTCAAAATGAGAGGGCTATAA
- the yihA gene encoding ribosome biogenesis GTP-binding protein YihA/YsxC encodes MHIKTATFVVSNQDVSKCPENNLAEYAFIGRSNVGKSSLINMLTNKKKLAKTSGRPGKTQLINHFLINEQWYLVDLPGYGYARVSKSSKKTFQKFITAYFRKRKQLVSAFVLVDIRHEPQQIDLNFMQWLGEHQIPFSIIFTKSDKLKPKAIERNVAHYQSTLNKSWEELPKHFITSSSSYEGKEQLLNYIDSINLSLKNTKPQFD; translated from the coding sequence ATGCACATCAAGACCGCAACATTTGTCGTAAGCAATCAAGATGTTTCCAAATGCCCAGAAAATAACCTTGCAGAATATGCTTTTATCGGGCGCAGTAATGTTGGTAAATCTTCATTAATTAACATGTTGACCAACAAAAAAAAGTTAGCAAAAACATCTGGTAGACCTGGAAAAACTCAACTAATCAATCATTTCCTTATTAACGAACAATGGTATTTAGTAGATTTACCTGGCTATGGCTATGCACGTGTATCAAAGTCAAGCAAAAAAACCTTTCAAAAATTTATTACAGCATATTTTCGCAAACGCAAACAATTAGTCTCTGCGTTTGTACTTGTCGACATACGCCATGAACCCCAACAAATAGATTTGAATTTTATGCAATGGTTAGGTGAGCATCAAATTCCCTTTAGCATTATTTTCACTAAATCGGATAAACTCAAGCCAAAAGCTATCGAGCGAAATGTGGCACATTACCAGAGCACCCTAAATAAGAGCTGGGAAGAGCTTCCTAAGCATTTCATCACCTCTTCTTCAAGTTATGAGGGCAAAGAGCAGCTTCTCAACTATATTGACTCTATAAATCTATCTTTAAAAAATACAAAACCTCAATTTGATTAA